The Cynocephalus volans isolate mCynVol1 chromosome 2, mCynVol1.pri, whole genome shotgun sequence genome window below encodes:
- the FAM170A gene encoding protein FAM170A: protein MKRRQKRKHLENEESQETAGKGGGISKSQEDVPQPGSTGPAKAWNLGLGEVSSASEYFSCVSSPRKLIHSGIQTLHRDSPQPRSPLAQAEEQGRTPAPSQHASFSSRSSYKTCVSSQYVNKEKRGMKIYYMQVQMKKGVAVSWETEEPSESLEKQPRLEEVTLPEDVRVGTAPSDVSTRNLLTDSEPSGEEKEHEEKAESDSLPGSPAVEERPRAKTPDWLVTVERGFRCMACCRVFPTVDVLQKHVQHGVREGFSCHVFHLTMAQLTGRVESESTQEEDEEEESEEEEEKQEGKESQEEPPTGEDSGPKRPWSQCPGCVFHPAEDRK, encoded by the exons ATGAAACGGCGACAAAAGAGGAAACATCTGGAAAATGAAGAGTCCCAGGAAACTGCTGGGAAGGGAGGAG GAATCTCAAAGTCACAAGAGGATGTCCCTCAGCCTGGATCCACTGGACCGGCCAAAGCCTGGAACCTAGGGTTAGGGGAGGTCTCCTCTGCCTCTGAATATTTCTCCTGTGTTTCTTCTCCGCGAAAGCTCATCCATAGTG GAATCCAGACCTTACATCGAGACAGCCCCCAGCCTAGATCACCCCTGGCCCAGGCTGAGGAGCAGGGGAGGACTCCGGCCCCCTCACAACACGCCTCCTTCTCGTCCCGTTCATCCTACAAGACCTGTGTGTCCTCTCAGTAtgtaaacaaagagaaaaggggCATGAAAATATACTACATGCAGGTACAGATGAAAAAAGGTGTGGCCGTCTCCTGGGAGACAGAGGAACCCTCAGAGTCCCTAGAAAAGCAGCCGAGGTTGGAAGAAGTGACGCTTCCCGAGGACGTGCGGGTAGGTACTGCCCCCTCTGATGTGTCCACCAGAAACCTCCTGACCGACAGTGAGCCCAGCGGGGAGGAGAAAGAGCATGAGGAAAAGGCAGAGTCAGACAGCCTGCCGGGGTCGCCCGCAGTCGAGGAGAGACCCAGGGCCAAGACGCCTGACTGGCTGGTGACCGTGGAGCGTGGCTTCAGGTGCATGGCCTGCTGCCGAGTCTTCCCCACCGTGGATGTCCTCCAGAAGCACGTGCAGCAcggggtcagggagggcttcagCTGCCACGTCTTTCATCTCACCATGGCTCAGCTGACAGGCCGTGTGGAATCAGAGAGCACccaggaggaggatgaggaggaagagtccgaggaggaggaagagaagcaagaaggaaaggagagccAGGAGGAGCCGCCCACAGGGGAAGACTCTGGCCCGAAGAGGCCCTGGAGCCAGTGTCCAGGATGTGTGTTTCACCCTGCAGAGGACAGGAAGTGA